A window from Sebastes fasciatus isolate fSebFas1 chromosome 22, fSebFas1.pri, whole genome shotgun sequence encodes these proteins:
- the tbc1d19 gene encoding TBC1 domain family member 19, with translation MDEGSELSLSIAQIVQRLRGSQLHSQLERQAKECLHQPDIKLESLKEDVRTFLKTSGWERQLQNAVYRELHVQLPPSHPAAPPEHLKEPLAYMRKAQASWEKRVLKSLNSMSTELGVPLARMRPEAEQKELTNKWNEMGTDEPDLTRFRPVYAPKDFLEVLISLRNPNHDSSEDVGVRSHWGLIQVPLNVRDIPQLRQAYSELNLTSGQLGIDDHAHIHPDLFENEYVQVGKKVVVDQDSAAAQQYSRQGCSTGLRADLWALILNSTNQPQDVMHYEQLTAGVIQHDLLVDNLIYKDVKLTASNDDYYFVFEDFLYQVLLCFSRDTAVLEHFKYNSATPPRSFIQGKGGDEECAVVYPPNGVIPFHGFSMYVAPLCFLYNEPSKLYSVFREMYIRYFFRLHSISSSTSGIVSLCLQFERLLQTHLPQLFYHLRQIGAQPLRIAFKWMVRAFSGYLSTDQLLLLWDRILGYDSLEVVAVLAAAVFAFRSENLMEVTSLASAEAVLADLSTLKVMPLIQIFLFATAI, from the exons ATGGACGAGGGCTCCGAGTTGTCTCTGAGCATCGCTCAGATCGTCCAGCGGCTGAGAGGAAGCCAGTTACACTCTCAGCTGGAGAGACAAGCCAAA GAGTGTTTACATCAACCCGACATCAAATTGGAGTCCCTTAAAGAGGACGTACGCACTTTTCTCAAGACATCAG GCTGGGAAAGACAGCTACAGAATGCAGTGTACAGAGAACTGCATGT CCAGCTGCCCCCGAGCCATCccgcagctcctccagagcatCTCAAAGAGCCGCTGGCCTACATGCGCAAGGCACAG GCCAGCTGGGAGAAGCGTGTCCTCAAAAGCCTCAACAGCATGAGTACGGAGCTTGGAGTGCCTCTGGCTCGCATG AGGCCCGAAGCGGAGCAGAAGGAGCTCACCAACAAATGGAACGAGATGGGCACGGATGAACCAG ATTTAACTCGCTTTAGGCCTGTATATGCCCCTAAAGACTTTCTGGAG GTGTTAATCAGCTTGCGGAACCCGAATCATGATAGCAGCGAGGACGTCGGCGTCAGGAGCCACTGGGGTCTCATCCAGGTTCCCCTCAATGTCAGGGACATCCCGCAGCTG AGACAGGCCTACTCAGAGCTGAACCTGACCAGTGGGCAGCTGGGGATTGATGACCATGCACACATCCATCCAG ACCTGTTTGAAAACGAGTATGTTCAAGTCGGGAAAAAAG TGGTTGTGGATCAGGACagtgcagcagcacagcagtACAGTAGGCAGGGCTGTTCCACCGGGCTCCGGGCAGACCTGTGGGCCCTCATCCTCAACTCTACCAACCAGCCACAG GACGTGATGCATTATGAGCAGCTAACGGCTGGAGTCATACAGCATGACCTGCTGGTGGACAACCTCATCTATAAG GATGTGAAGCTCACCGCCAGTAATGACGACTACTACTTTGTGTTTGAAGACTTCCTCTATCAG GTGTTGCTGTGTTTCTCTCGAGACACCGCCGTCTTGGAGCACTTCAAATACAACAGTGCCACTCCTCCCAGATCCTTCATCCAGG GGaagggaggagatgaggagtGTGCTGTTGTTTATCCTCCCAACG GTGTGATCCCTTTTCATGGGTTTTCAATGTATG TTGCACCTCTGTGTTTCTTGTACAACGAGCCATCCAAGCTGTACAGCGTATTCAGGGAAATGTACATCCGCTACTTCTTCAGATTgcactccatctcctcctctacctcg GGGATCGTGTCTTTGTGCCTGCAGTTTGAGCGGCTGCTCCAGACTCACCTGCCTCAGCTCTTCTACCACCTTCGGCAGATCGGGGCGCAGCC GTTGCGTATAGCCTTTAAGTGGATGGTGCGGGCCTTTTCTGGCTATCTGTCTACTGACCAGCTGCTTCTCCTCTGGGATCGAATCCTGGGATACGATTCCCTGGAGGTAGTTGCGG TCCTCGCAGCCGCTGTGTTTGCCTTCCGCTCCGAGAACCTGATGGAAGTGACGTCACTTGCCTCAGCTGAG GCTGTCCTCGCCGACCTTTCAACTCTGAAGGTCATGCCGCTCATCCAGATCTTTCTATTCGCCACCGCCATCTGA